The sequence ACCCGGTTTCCGTGGCAACGGCACTTCCGCCGCCGATGTCGGAGCCGCGGCGGGGCCTGGCGgagcgcggccgccgccgcccggggcGGGAGGAGCGCCGGGACCGGGATCGGGACCGGGACCGCGACCGCGACCGCGACCGGGACCGGGAACGCgctggggacggggccgggAACGGGAATGGCTTCGGCCGCTGCCGGGCTCGGCACAGGGGGAAGGCGGCCgcggagccgggccgggcccggagcGAGGCCACGGCGGCGGTGAGTGCGGGCCTGGACCctccgtctgtccgtccgtccgtctgtccgtccggTGGCGGTGCCCCCCCATCACCGGGAGCCCCTTTGTTCGGGCAGCCCGAGGCTCACGAGCACCTGTTGTCAGTTCCCGTGCCTGGTGCGCCGTCTGTCCTCGCTGACCCCTTTGTCTCCTCCTTTTCTAGAGCACAGCCCCCGCCGCCAAGGAGTTCCCAGGGGATAGCAATTTCCTGCCAAAAGCCAGCACCAGCAAGCTGCACCAGACCATGCCAACCGATGCGTCCCCTGACTCCAAGTGCCCCATTTGCTTGGACAGATTTGACAATGTCGCCTATCTAGATCGTTGCTTGCACAAGTTCTGTTTCCGTTGCGTCCAGGAGTGGtcaaagaacaaagcagaatgCCCGCTCTGCAAGCAGcccttcttttccattttccatacGGTTCGTGCCGAGGATGACTTTGAGGAATACATACTCAGGCCTACAGAAAATGGCTCTTTTGCCAGCCCTGATGGCCAGAGGTTTCGTTACCGGACCACCTTAACAAGGCAACATGACGCCTCCTCTTACGACCAAGGCAGTTCCTCATCTCTAAGGACACTGTCCCGTCCGGATACTGGGATTTTGTTTGAAGATTTGTCAAGCCAGCCGGTTCAGCAGAGAGATGGGGAGATTCAGCAGATGATAAGGAGGCTGGCCTTGAGGAGACAGGAGAGTGCAGAGGGCGGATATGTGGTACCGATGCTGGAGCAGGAGATGATCAACTTCCGCAGGGCCCTGTACCGTGCGGGGATGCGTGTCCGTAGCATTCAGGATGGCGGCCGCTACCGAGACATTTCAGCAGAGTTTTTCCTCCACAACGCCGCTTGCTTTCACAGGTTGGTTCCCTGGCTGAGGCGAGAGCTTGTGGTCTTGTTCGGTTCCCACGGGGCTCTGGCTACCATCGTGCACCGTGTCATCGCCAGGAATATCATCAGGTACGATATGGAGAGCCAGGCCTTCGCTGATAGTTTGAAGCCATTTTTGCTGAATCGGACCGAACACTTCCTCCATGAATTCATCAGTTTTGCCCGTTGTCCTTTTAACTTAGAAGCATACGATTACAATGCCAATTATGACTGTCCTGCACCGTCGTATGATGAAGGAAGTCACTCAGAGTCATCAATCATTACTATATCTCCCGATGCGGCAGATTCTCACAGGCCAGACCACCGTTCATCCATGACTGGTGTTGGCCAGGCCCCCTGGGATGATGAAACTCCAGGGCCTTCCTATTCCATTTCAGATGATGTCCGTACAACCATAGCTTCTCCTCTGGAGACATCAGAAAGTTCTGATGAAGACTCTGCTGCAAGGAGAACCGAACGACAGACTCAGTTACAGGCAAATGCTGACTCAAATGACAGTGATTCTTCTTTGGACAATTGTGTTATCGTTGGGTATGTTAAGCCACTAGCTGAGAGGACACCAGAACTGGTTGAGCTGTCCTCAGACTCTGAGGAGTCCAtcagggaggagaaaagggaggatGTGAAAAAAGAGCAGTCAGTCCAGCATCGTAGCTGGAGTGACAGCGAACAAAGCAGGAGCTCATCACCACGCTCCCCCATGTATAAAGAGAATGTaggaagctgcaggagctcctTATCCCCTGCAGTCGAGAAAACAGAGTTGAAGgatgaggagaaaaacaagggTAAAGCAAAAGCTCTGTCTCCACAGGACTCGATCTGGAGCCCCTCTTCGGAGAGGGACACAATGTACTCTCCTTGTAATCACAGATTGTCTAGAAGGAGAAAGTCCAGGAGTCCGCCGTCCTGTTCACAGAACAGTCAAGGCAGTCATGACCATCTGTATAGGAGGGAGCATCACAGCAAACGCCAGCTTCAAAAGAGGCGATCAAGAAGCAGAGATAGGAGCAAACATAGGAACaaaagaagcaggaggaggtCAAGATCTCCTTTCACTAGTGTCTCCCAAAAAAGCCAGAGAGGCTCCCTTAGTCGTGAGAGCACTACATCCAGGGAAGTAAGCAGATCGCGGTCGCGTAGCCGTGGCAAAAGGAGATCGAGGAGCAGAGACAGTGACCAGTGTCATGTAAGAGACAGTTACCAAAGTAGATACCACCGGGGTTATGCTTTCTACAGTCGAAAGACACCTGGAGAGGGCtcctcctgcaggaggaggactCAGTCCAGTGCTCACTGTTCAAGGCAGTCTGCTAGTCCAGAGTACAGGTTACAGTCTTCTACTGAAAAGACAGATCCGCACAGCCAGAAGGGAGTCCATGAGAGACATTATTACTATTATGAACGACGCAGATCAAGGAGTCGGTCAAGCGATAGGTCAGGGACCCCGTCTGGAGGGACTGACAGAACGAAAAGCGAAAAGCCCGGTGGGAAAAGGAAGTACAAAACTCGGCACTTGGAGAGTGCAGTGAAGGAGAGCACAAGTCTAGAGAGAGAAAACGACCGCAAGAAAAGTTTCTCGAAATACAGCGACTGCTACAAAAACGAAGATAGCCTTTCAGACAATCAAGCAAGTAGTGAGACAAAGCctaagaaaaagaggaagaaaatgagaagcccAAGTGTGGAGATAGTCTATGAAGGAAAAGTGACAGACCCGACAAAGCACAcgaaaaagaagaagaaaaagcataagAAGAAACACCGGAAACATCACGTACATTCCTCACCAGTGGTGATTACAATTGATAGTGACAGTGGCAAGGAGCCAGAAAGTACCGAATGTGACAGCAGCGTTACTTGGACAGGCGCATCCAGGTTAAACGAGAGGGAAAATGAGTCTCCATCATCCCTTCCGGGAACGACAGGTTTTGAAGATGTTTACAGAATGAGCGAGGAaactggagaagcagaagaaaaatacagtattccTACTGCAAGAGACTTCGATGGTGACATTGACATGAGAAATGCTGATGCTGAGCCTCAAGAAGCAGCCGGGAAGAGTCTGGTAGCGGATACGACAAGCAGCAACACCACTCACACAGAAACTGTAATTAGCCATGGTCAAGGAGCACAAGCAATGCCTTCCAGTCAACTGTCTTTACCCCAGTCTTCCTTACTAGAGTGTCCAGAGAGACCACCGCTGATACTAAGGCTGCCAAAGAGATTTGTCAACAGATCCTGTTGGTCTGAGTCcccagaaaaaaacatgtagcGTATTTTACACTGAATAATTCttaaaattctgaatttaataactttttttcacCCGTGAGAACAAAGCACGTGGTGTAACTTGTGTGTGTTAAAAGATATTTGGGAACTGTGGAAACCCCTTGAATGTGTATGCACTTTTACACTGGAGAAGATAGAGCATTGTTAGTATGTAACTTCTGGGGTTTCCTAAAGGACTGCTTGAAAGCTATAATTTCATAAAGCCATCGTATTTTCTCATGGTATGTAAAATATATCCACAGTGTTATTTCAaagctgtgtttaaaaacaaaacacacaacaaaagcataccaaaagacagaaaatacattttatgggGATTGTTCTTCTTGTACCTTGAAAAACTTGCTTAGttcataaaaaaatgtttcttgatgtgTTGTATTTTGATTTGTGGGGTTTAAGCTGATCTCTGCTGAAAAGCAGTTGGCAATTTCTACATAGATCTTGAACAACACTTCCAGTAACATAAATTGAGTTGCATCAAAATCTGAATAAAgcaataagactttttttttttttataaagaatttAAATCCATAGACGGTGTACTTTGCcagcaaaacatttctctttcagttttggGTTTACGGACCATCCAACATTTGTGCTGTTGGTGGTACTCCAGGTTGGGAGGTTGTCAGGTCCTAGCCCtcactgaaagcagaaacacCTTTGGTCAGAATGCTCAGGGTCTGTGCAGTTTGGAATGTTCCCCAAACTGGAGATCGCACAGCCTCTCTATGATACCTCTTCTAATGTCCGAGTATTTCCTTGGgatttgttgctgttgttgtttcaaatgtcctttttgtatttctcttgtTGCAGCCTGCGTCTATTGACTTGCATCCTATTGCTGTGCAACCCCAGAAGAGCCTGGGGTTATAGCTGTCTGTAGCTCCTCCTGAGCTTGCTGCATAAAGCatctcccccagctcccttcaCAATACATGTCCTGCTGTGTGTATGTACAGTGCATGGGGCCAGGCGGGGTCATGGTCTCTGGGTTGGGCACAGGAGTAGTTCCCCGGTGCTGATACGAAGTTGCCTGCCGTCTCTTCTGTGTAAGGGCCTTCCTGTGTGGTGGGTTTGGCCTTGGCTGGCTTCCAGAGGCCcaccagctgctctctcacagCCCCTTCTGAACAAGACAGCGTGAGAAAATAGCATGGGAGAGTTcctgggttgagataaggacagggagatcacttgccagttactgtcatgggcaaagCAGCCTCAGCGTGGGGAAGATTAACTTAATTTACTCTCGGTTAAAAATAGAGTAGGATAGTGAGTGACAAAAAACTGAAACCACCTTCCCTAACTCCCACTCTCCACAGGCTCAACTTCATTCCTGATCATTCTACCTCCTTCCCCCCAAGTAGTGCAGGGGGATGGTGAGTGGAGGTTGAAGTCAGTCCGTAATGATTTTTGTCTTTacagctccttcctcctcatgcTTTCTCTTTGCTCCAACACGACCCActtcaagacctgctccagcatgggtccttCCCACAGGGTGCAGTCCTTTGGGAACATGGTGATCCAGCGTGTGTTCtccatgggcggcagctcctgccaggaaACCTGCTTCTGcactggctgcagctcctgcggggggctctccacgggccgcagcctcctccaggccacatccacctcctccaccgggggctcctccacgggctgcagcgtggagatctgctccgtgtgggacccatgggctgcagggggacagcctgctccaccaggggcctctccacaggccgcaggggaactgctgctgtgtgcctggagcacctcctgccctcctgctgcactgcccttgggggctgcagggctgtctctctctgatttttcttaatCATCTCCCAGCTACTACACAGTGTTTTTTACCCTTTCTTAAAAGTTTTCCCTTGAGGTACCATCATCATTTCTGCTGGACCCATCTTTGGGCAGTAGCAGGTGCATTAGAGTCAGAACTCTCTGTGTCTGgcatggggcagctcctgcagccccaccataaccaaaaccttgccacgtacACCCAGTATGCCTTGGCCTGGCAGATATGGATCCTCCAGGTCAATTGCTAGTTGGTAGTGTCTGCAAAGATGGCGATGAGGCATCTGACTGCATGATAAACTCCAGCTTAGTACCTAAATCCTAACATGATTCATTTTAGCATGGtactgaaaatatgtttcaggCTCCATTATGTGCAATGCACGGAGATTTCATTACCATTCTGGATTAACGAGGTGACACCACAGTTTGTAAGGCTTTCCACACTTTCAAAGGTGCCGTCTTGTCCTGTCCAGAGAATAGGAGATTTTTGCAGAGGTTGTGAAGTTAATTATTGAAGAAGATCAGTCTTTGGGGCTGGGTGAGTTCACCTGTTTTCTGGCTCTCATGGGGCACCAGGGCTGACCGTAAAGAAATGACATGGTGGCAAATTGAAATTACTGTAATTCCACATAAATCCTGAAATTTGGAAATGGGACAAGGTATAGTGAGAGGTACTCCACTAGTGAAGGTTTCAAAAACCTGTCATAAAACTGGTGGCACCTATGGGGTTATCTAAGAGACAGGCAGTGGAACTGTGTCAAACATCTTGGCCCGCTACAACCACATTTGGTGCTGCAGAACAAAGGTGGACACAAGTTGGCAGTTTTAATGTCCATCACCTAAACTTGTTGTGATTATTATTGGAGGACCAGTTTCCTGACCTAGCTGGTCTATTGGTGAATATGGACAATTTGGAGAACCAAAATAGTCAATTTAAATAAGTCAAACAGTGGCAGGAAAAAGGTTTTGTCTCTGCAAACTCAAGCAATTGCTAATGCTGACAGTGCTCCTGTTGTGCTGCTATGGCCTtggtttcttcctctctgtcCCTTTCTGCACCCCTGGCTGCTTATTGTGCTCTGCCAGGTCTGTTAGAGGAGCTCACACTGTCTCCGCCCACCTCATGTGCTGTGAAGGCAGGGCATAGTGTGCATGTGCCTGTGGCATGGCAGATAGAATGGGGTGTCAGCAACAGATGCTGCAGTTACAGGAAGATCCAGGAAAGGTGTTATGGATGTTTAGAGGTATAGTTAGGGCATATGATCCAGTATGGACAGATGTTTATCAGTTGTTAGATGCTTTGTTTActctggatgaaaaaaaaaaaaacaaaacttaattttGATAAAgggacagggctgcagcccagcaagaCAGAACTGCATGCCTAGAGCAAGAACCAGGTTTACCAGAATTACCAGACTTGGGCAGGGGTGGATGCAGTTAAAATGGGTTAGTATCTGCAATAGACGCAGCAGGGCAAATGATGGTAAATTGGACAAAGGTAAAAGACTgtcagcaagaagcagaggaacaCCCCTCTGCTTTTCTAACTAGGTTGGAGAAACAGCTGAGAATCTGTGGGGGACTCTGCTGCTGGTCTGCATTCTTTATTCCACCCTCTGGAAGTCAAAACGATGAATTGAGACTCCAGGCTGTAGCAAGTCACTTCTTGTCATGAAGAAGCCCAGAACTTCCAAGATACTGTAACTTCCCCTTGGCTGAAAGCCGAAACACCTACAGTCATCATCCAAAAAGGATGGGAGCCACCTGTCCTGCAGGCCTACAGAGATCACAACAGAGCTCAAAGGATTCCATGATACACATGGACACAAAGGTGTTGTTCACTAGAGATTCCTGTTTGttgcaaatcaaaacaaatcacCACTAGCAAATATACTTTCATTATAAGGCAAATATACAGCTATATATATTTAGGCGCTATTACAGACAGTACCAGGAAACACGGAACAGGAAATAGTTTAAAAGTCACAGCAGTAGCAATTGGTGGTAGTAGAAAGGCAATTTGAAGTGAGGACATCAGCAAGATAACAGCAGACAGGGTTTGGGGATCACTGTACATTCCAAAAAACTGTCAAGAATACTCTGGCATGGCAAATACTTATGGATTACAAAATTATCAATGCTCTAACAGCAATCTGACTTATGAGAGGTCATACATATCAGTCCTATGTTTAGGATAGGGTATGCGTCTATCTACATATACATAAAATTACCTGACATTTCAGCGAAGCTACAGCCTGTTTCAGgagcaagaaaaaacacaaagacacagaagagagaaaggaggacGTGCAGCACAGGAGGTTTACCGCGCATCAGGGGTTGCTCATCACATGTCGGGGTGGCTCTGTCTCCCTTTCCATGTTCCTCGGTGTGGTgcttttactcagctgggcagccgagctccaccacaaccgctttctcactccccctcctcaaaaggaaaaggggagaaaatatgatggaaagggctcaagggttgagacaAGGGCAGGgggatcactcaacaattattgtgacgggcaaaacagactcagagtagggagattagTAAAATGTACTGCTTATTACTagcaagctagagaagtgagaaacaaaggaaacgAACTACAAACGCTTTCCctccatccactctcttccacctcctctccctgacTGGtgcagggaaaagggggaatgggggctgtggtcagtccatgaCACTTCGTCTCCACCTCTtcttcacggtcactctctgcccctgctccacgtggggtccctcccacgggatgccgtccttcccgaactgagcctgcggggctgcccacaggcagcagctctccaagagCTACTCCCACACggctctgtaccacggggtccatccatcccccaggagcaaaatGCCCCAGCACGGGccccccacaggctgcagctccccccagaccccctgctcctgcgtgggctcctctctacgggctgcagctccggcccggggcctgctcctgcgggggctctccatgggccgcagcctcctccaggccacatccacctgctccaccgggggctcctccacgggctgcagcgtggagatctgctccgtgtgggacccatgggctgcagggggacagcctgctccaccaggggcctctccacaggccgcaggggaactgctgctgtgtgcctggagcacctcctgccctcctgctgcactgcccttgggggctgcagggctggctctctCACAtttctcagtcttctctctcagctgctgttgaatagcagggttttattttattttttcccctttcttaaatatactCACACAGAAGCACAAACATAATTATTGGCTTGGCTTTGACCAGCTCCCTTTGGAGCCGTTTGAAACTGGCTCTaatctaacatggggcagtttctggattcttctcacatgCCAGCACATGCAGCCCccagctaccaaaaccttgccatgtaaacccactacactaGGCCAACGGCCCAGGCACCCAGGGGAGGTTTCAGGCAGGCAGACATTTTCTCCTGTTGGTGTCTGGCAGACATTTTCTCTCAGCTTGGCGCAGCCCCACCAGGTTACCCCTGTTGCtcctctgcaacaactaaaccTCGGTGTCCTATCAGCAttgttctcatcctaaatctATAACACAACACCATACGTGCAAGTTGGaataaaattaactctatcccacCTGAAAATGGGATGGTttgtctgaaaagcaaaaaaaccccTCCATACTCAAACAGTAGTCAGACTTACAAGAGGTCATATTTTCCAGTACTATTTATAggataacatatatatataatccatttattcattaatttgtgaattttatgaatataaaaatacattttgag is a genomic window of Anser cygnoides isolate HZ-2024a breed goose chromosome Z, Taihu_goose_T2T_genome, whole genome shotgun sequence containing:
- the TOPORS gene encoding E3 ubiquitin-protein ligase Topors isoform X1, with the translated sequence MSEPRRGLAERGRRRPGREERRDRDRDRDRDRDRDRDRERAGDGAGNGNGFGRCRARHRGKAAAEPGRARSEATAASTAPAAKEFPGDSNFLPKASTSKLHQTMPTDASPDSKCPICLDRFDNVAYLDRCLHKFCFRCVQEWSKNKAECPLCKQPFFSIFHTVRAEDDFEEYILRPTENGSFASPDGQRFRYRTTLTRQHDASSYDQGSSSSLRTLSRPDTGILFEDLSSQPVQQRDGEIQQMIRRLALRRQESAEGGYVVPMLEQEMINFRRALYRAGMRVRSIQDGGRYRDISAEFFLHNAACFHRLVPWLRRELVVLFGSHGALATIVHRVIARNIIRYDMESQAFADSLKPFLLNRTEHFLHEFISFARCPFNLEAYDYNANYDCPAPSYDEGSHSESSIITISPDAADSHRPDHRSSMTGVGQAPWDDETPGPSYSISDDVRTTIASPLETSESSDEDSAARRTERQTQLQANADSNDSDSSLDNCVIVGYVKPLAERTPELVELSSDSEESIREEKREDVKKEQSVQHRSWSDSEQSRSSSPRSPMYKENVGSCRSSLSPAVEKTELKDEEKNKGKAKALSPQDSIWSPSSERDTMYSPCNHRLSRRRKSRSPPSCSQNSQGSHDHLYRREHHSKRQLQKRRSRSRDRSKHRNKRSRRRSRSPFTSVSQKSQRGSLSRESTTSREVSRSRSRSRGKRRSRSRDSDQCHVRDSYQSRYHRGYAFYSRKTPGEGSSCRRRTQSSAHCSRQSASPEYRLQSSTEKTDPHSQKGVHERHYYYYERRRSRSRSSDRSGTPSGGTDRTKSEKPGGKRKYKTRHLESAVKESTSLERENDRKKSFSKYSDCYKNEDSLSDNQASSETKPKKKRKKMRSPSVEIVYEGKVTDPTKHTKKKKKKHKKKHRKHHVHSSPVVITIDSDSGKEPESTECDSSVTWTGASRLNERENESPSSLPGTTGFEDVYRMSEETGEAEEKYSIPTARDFDGDIDMRNADAEPQEAAGKSLVADTTSSNTTHTETVISHGQGAQAMPSSQLSLPQSSLLECPERPPLILRLPKRFVNRSCWSESPEKNM
- the TOPORS gene encoding E3 ubiquitin-protein ligase Topors isoform X2, coding for MPTDASPDSKCPICLDRFDNVAYLDRCLHKFCFRCVQEWSKNKAECPLCKQPFFSIFHTVRAEDDFEEYILRPTENGSFASPDGQRFRYRTTLTRQHDASSYDQGSSSSLRTLSRPDTGILFEDLSSQPVQQRDGEIQQMIRRLALRRQESAEGGYVVPMLEQEMINFRRALYRAGMRVRSIQDGGRYRDISAEFFLHNAACFHRLVPWLRRELVVLFGSHGALATIVHRVIARNIIRYDMESQAFADSLKPFLLNRTEHFLHEFISFARCPFNLEAYDYNANYDCPAPSYDEGSHSESSIITISPDAADSHRPDHRSSMTGVGQAPWDDETPGPSYSISDDVRTTIASPLETSESSDEDSAARRTERQTQLQANADSNDSDSSLDNCVIVGYVKPLAERTPELVELSSDSEESIREEKREDVKKEQSVQHRSWSDSEQSRSSSPRSPMYKENVGSCRSSLSPAVEKTELKDEEKNKGKAKALSPQDSIWSPSSERDTMYSPCNHRLSRRRKSRSPPSCSQNSQGSHDHLYRREHHSKRQLQKRRSRSRDRSKHRNKRSRRRSRSPFTSVSQKSQRGSLSRESTTSREVSRSRSRSRGKRRSRSRDSDQCHVRDSYQSRYHRGYAFYSRKTPGEGSSCRRRTQSSAHCSRQSASPEYRLQSSTEKTDPHSQKGVHERHYYYYERRRSRSRSSDRSGTPSGGTDRTKSEKPGGKRKYKTRHLESAVKESTSLERENDRKKSFSKYSDCYKNEDSLSDNQASSETKPKKKRKKMRSPSVEIVYEGKVTDPTKHTKKKKKKHKKKHRKHHVHSSPVVITIDSDSGKEPESTECDSSVTWTGASRLNERENESPSSLPGTTGFEDVYRMSEETGEAEEKYSIPTARDFDGDIDMRNADAEPQEAAGKSLVADTTSSNTTHTETVISHGQGAQAMPSSQLSLPQSSLLECPERPPLILRLPKRFVNRSCWSESPEKNM